One genomic window of Halolamina sediminis includes the following:
- a CDS encoding mechanosensitive ion channel family protein gives MLAQLSPDWLRGLLAGYGPVVRELFWFTVGLVVVYVLGRLLFVPAVTRIVSSRNRNNPTIASATSTYLRVVLVGFAVLTGLVTAGYGNLLSNSAVVIAAITFVTGIAGQQVFGSLISGMFLVADPDFNVGDWIEWDGGQGTVEAVHFRVTRVRTPDNGTIAVPNTQLTGSSLTRPFGRDRYRVTEQVLVAYDEDTEHALLELRQTAEENEAVMAEPSPNTRVLELGPNAITLQAEFWIDDPMDRSIVTIRSDFRRRVKRRFDEEGLTIAPPSGQSLSGEIAVENRRKPSTSGGD, from the coding sequence ATGCTCGCTCAACTCTCGCCGGACTGGCTCCGGGGCCTCCTCGCGGGGTACGGTCCGGTGGTTCGGGAGCTGTTCTGGTTCACGGTCGGCCTCGTCGTCGTCTACGTACTCGGACGGCTCCTGTTCGTGCCGGCCGTCACCCGGATCGTCAGTTCGCGGAACCGGAACAACCCCACCATCGCGTCGGCGACGAGCACCTACCTCCGGGTCGTTCTCGTCGGCTTCGCGGTGCTGACGGGGCTCGTCACCGCCGGCTACGGCAACCTCCTCTCGAACTCGGCGGTAGTCATCGCCGCCATCACGTTCGTCACCGGGATCGCCGGCCAGCAGGTGTTCGGCTCGTTGATCAGCGGGATGTTCCTCGTCGCCGATCCAGACTTCAACGTCGGTGACTGGATCGAGTGGGACGGCGGACAGGGCACCGTCGAGGCGGTCCACTTCCGGGTTACCCGTGTCCGAACACCCGACAACGGTACCATCGCGGTGCCGAACACCCAGCTCACGGGCTCCTCGCTGACCCGCCCGTTCGGCCGCGATCGCTACCGCGTCACCGAGCAGGTGCTCGTCGCCTACGACGAAGACACCGAACACGCCCTGCTCGAACTCCGACAGACCGCCGAGGAAAACGAGGCGGTGATGGCGGAGCCGTCGCCGAACACCCGGGTGCTCGAACTCGGGCCGAACGCGATCACGCTTCAGGCCGAGTTCTGGATCGACGACCCGATGGACCGCAGCATCGTGACGATCCGCTCGGACTTCCGTCGGCGGGTGAAGCGCCGCTTCGACGAGGAGGGGCTGACGATCGCGCCGCCGTCGGGGCAGTCGCTCTCGGGCGAAATCGCGGTGGAGAACCGCAGAAAACCGTCGACCTCCGGCGGGGACTGA